The Mucilaginibacter yixingensis genome window below encodes:
- a CDS encoding glycoside hydrolase family 15 protein: protein MIDNSNAPGAPGIPGKWTSSAKSGIGKSLSAFSQISFTLSHGTVNEVYYPREDNACIRDMELLVTDGHDFFSEEKRNTVHKTHTVEPGIPAYQIQNICKQNRYVIEKEIITDPLRSTLLQKVRFKPITGNRSDFKIFVLLAPHIGNIAAGNTAWLADYKGVDMLFAKRDGISIALSSCHPFLKRSVGYVGTSDGYQDVLAHKEMQWQYTRAEDGNVALIAEIDLNAVGDEFTLALGFGRDEFEAAQNARGSLIEGYDSARFTYIKQWQQWHENINECRLPDSIKESKLFRNSVAIMRMHEADRFPGGVIASMSIPWGFDKGDENIGGYHLVWPRDLVQCTGGFLAFGAKEDAMRVLTYLISTQEHDGRWPQNMWLEGKPYWNGLQLDQIAFPILLVGRCRRENTLSAHLEDACWDSVKRGISFLISNGPISPQERWEEESGISISTISVCIAALLSAANFAEDRNQPDMAQYCRETADYWNSQLENWLYAENTTLSRDLNIDGYYIRINPDGSPARDLGDRIIGVKNRPEDAKNVKIAELISADALALVRFGLRDANNPRMRNTIKVIDKLLKVDTPHGPCWHRYNNDGYGEKADGSPYDGTGIGRAWPLLTGERGHYELSAGNMHAAIEMLQTMQNFAAHDLLPEQVWDTDAIPEKDLFLGQHTGSAVPLVWAHAEYVKLCASINKGSQFDLPDHTRERYVEHQIGSKFDFWRVDLPCHHLNRGNALRIETRTPVTVRWTTDEWKTVNESPSNYSGLGIHYTDLPANKLNGTGVDFTWYWNNEQRWEQKNYSVRIL, encoded by the coding sequence ATGATTGACAATTCTAACGCCCCCGGCGCTCCGGGCATCCCTGGAAAGTGGACATCGAGCGCTAAATCAGGCATCGGTAAATCGCTAAGCGCTTTCAGCCAGATTAGTTTTACGCTGAGCCATGGCACCGTTAACGAGGTTTATTATCCGCGCGAGGACAATGCCTGCATCCGCGACATGGAACTGCTGGTAACGGATGGCCACGATTTTTTCTCGGAAGAAAAACGCAATACCGTACACAAAACGCACACTGTAGAACCTGGCATCCCCGCATATCAAATCCAGAATATCTGCAAGCAAAACCGGTATGTAATAGAAAAAGAGATCATTACAGATCCACTACGCAGCACCCTGCTGCAAAAGGTAAGGTTTAAACCCATCACCGGCAATCGGTCTGACTTTAAAATATTTGTGCTCCTGGCACCGCACATTGGCAACATAGCGGCAGGCAACACCGCCTGGCTGGCTGATTACAAAGGTGTAGATATGTTATTTGCCAAACGCGATGGCATCAGCATAGCCCTTAGCTCTTGTCATCCATTTTTGAAACGCTCTGTAGGCTATGTGGGCACGTCAGACGGTTATCAGGATGTGCTGGCACATAAAGAAATGCAATGGCAATATACCCGTGCCGAAGATGGCAATGTGGCCCTGATAGCCGAGATTGACCTAAATGCGGTAGGCGATGAATTTACACTGGCCCTGGGTTTCGGTCGCGACGAGTTTGAGGCCGCGCAGAATGCCCGCGGAAGTTTGATTGAGGGCTATGACTCTGCCCGTTTCACCTATATTAAACAGTGGCAACAATGGCACGAAAACATTAATGAGTGCCGCCTGCCCGACAGCATAAAAGAGAGCAAACTGTTTAGAAACAGTGTGGCCATTATGCGTATGCACGAGGCCGACCGTTTTCCGGGCGGTGTAATAGCCAGCATGTCTATCCCCTGGGGCTTTGACAAAGGTGATGAAAACATTGGCGGTTATCACCTAGTCTGGCCGCGCGATCTGGTGCAATGTACCGGCGGTTTTCTAGCCTTTGGGGCTAAAGAGGATGCTATGCGCGTGCTCACCTACCTCATCAGCACCCAGGAACATGATGGCCGCTGGCCACAAAACATGTGGCTGGAGGGCAAACCTTACTGGAACGGCTTACAACTGGATCAAATTGCCTTCCCTATCCTGCTGGTTGGCCGCTGCCGCAGGGAAAATACGTTAAGCGCACACTTGGAAGATGCCTGTTGGGATAGCGTTAAAAGAGGCATCAGCTTTTTGATCAGCAATGGACCTATCTCTCCGCAGGAACGTTGGGAGGAAGAAAGCGGCATATCAATATCAACCATCTCTGTATGCATTGCCGCGCTGCTCTCAGCCGCCAATTTTGCCGAAGACCGTAACCAACCTGATATGGCCCAGTATTGCCGTGAAACTGCCGATTATTGGAACAGCCAACTGGAAAACTGGCTCTATGCAGAAAACACAACGCTATCACGCGATTTAAATATTGATGGCTACTACATCCGTATCAATCCAGACGGCTCTCCTGCACGCGACCTGGGCGACCGCATCATTGGCGTAAAAAATCGTCCCGAAGATGCTAAGAACGTCAAAATAGCAGAACTGATCAGCGCCGATGCGCTGGCATTGGTACGTTTCGGCTTGCGTGACGCCAATAATCCGCGCATGCGCAATACCATTAAGGTGATAGACAAACTATTGAAGGTGGATACACCCCATGGCCCTTGCTGGCATCGCTATAACAATGATGGCTATGGCGAAAAGGCCGATGGCAGTCCGTACGATGGCACAGGGATCGGTCGCGCATGGCCACTGCTTACCGGCGAGCGCGGGCATTATGAACTGTCTGCCGGTAACATGCATGCCGCCATTGAAATGCTGCAAACCATGCAAAACTTTGCCGCGCACGATCTATTGCCCGAGCAGGTTTGGGATACAGATGCCATTCCGGAAAAAGACCTCTTCCTTGGTCAGCACACCGGCTCTGCCGTGCCGTTGGTTTGGGCTCATGCCGAATATGTGAAGCTTTGCGCATCTATTAACAAAGGCAGCCAGTTTGATTTGCCCGACCATACCCGCGAGCGTTACGTTGAGCACCAAATTGGCTCTAAGTTTGATTTCTGGCGTGTAGACCTCCCCTGCCATCACTTAAACAGAGGAAATGCGCTGCGGATTGAAACCAGGACACCGGTAACCGTTAGGTGGACAACCGATGAGTGGAAAACCGTTAATGAAAGCCCAAGCAACTACAGCGGGTTGGGCATTCACTATACTGATTTGCCTGCAAACAAACTCAATGGCACAGGTGTTGATTTTACATGGTATTGGAATAATGAGCAACGTTGGGAGCAGAAAAACTACAGTGTGAGGATTCTGTAA
- a CDS encoding phosphatase PAP2 family protein, with amino-acid sequence MKKGFTLLLLRLFFAASSFAANIAPADTVATPPADSAQHQTVASYILPTALISYGVLSFHSQSLRNADFYVQRNFSNSKNRLLYHVDDILQYSPAAAVYALNTFGIQGKHNFADRTFTYVIAEGLMISTTKLMKRGMSRPDINGNTLHGFPSGHSATAFLAAEFLSQEYGDRSVWFTVGGYSAAALIAVLRVRNNFHYMSDVITGAGIGIASAKLAYLVYPVLKQALLPKNRNNIVIMPARLSNINGVYIAGTF; translated from the coding sequence TTGAAAAAAGGCTTTACTCTATTATTGCTGCGGCTATTTTTTGCGGCGAGCTCTTTTGCGGCCAACATTGCCCCTGCAGACACTGTGGCCACCCCACCCGCAGATAGTGCCCAACATCAAACCGTGGCTTCTTATATCCTGCCCACAGCACTCATCAGCTACGGTGTGCTTTCATTTCATAGTCAATCTTTGCGTAATGCCGATTTTTACGTACAGCGTAATTTCTCTAATTCAAAAAACCGCCTGCTATATCATGTTGATGATATTCTACAATACTCGCCTGCCGCAGCTGTTTATGCATTGAACACATTTGGCATACAGGGTAAACATAACTTTGCCGACCGTACCTTTACCTACGTCATCGCCGAAGGCCTGATGATATCAACCACTAAGCTAATGAAACGCGGTATGAGCCGGCCAGACATAAACGGCAACACACTGCACGGGTTTCCGTCCGGACACTCGGCGACCGCCTTTCTTGCTGCCGAATTCCTTTCGCAAGAGTATGGCGACCGCTCTGTTTGGTTTACCGTTGGCGGATATTCGGCAGCCGCACTGATTGCCGTTTTGAGGGTTCGCAACAACTTTCATTATATGAGCGATGTGATAACCGGCGCTGGTATTGGCATAGCTTCCGCTAAACTGGCATATCTGGTTTACCCGGTATTGAAGCAGGCCTTGCTACCCAAAAACCGTAACAATATTGTAATTATGCCTGCCCGGCTATCAAATATTAACGGTGTATATATTGCAGGTACGTTTTGA